From Herbiconiux flava, one genomic window encodes:
- a CDS encoding ABC transporter permease, with the protein MRGSALGGRRPSGGPLDGRVPGGPGRPRSGLLRSRVLRVAAALGGAVFVLWAAATLTFFGLRLIPGDPAQAVLGGPGSQASAEALAAVRSEYGFDQPIWMQYLRYLGRLVTGDLGSSYSQRQSVASIIGSQIGGTLLLAVLALTVAWLLALGLAVWSTRGGRLAAAVGSGLEIVAAAVPHFWLATVLVLVFSTTLRWFPAVSTDGPAGLVLPVLTLALPLAGFLGQVMRESVLDALEAPFVLSARARGESEAGVRWRHVLRHGALPGIALSGWAFGWLISGAVVVETIFARPGLGRTLLNAVQLRDVPLVIGVVLVVAVGYVVMTLLTDVVSRIADPRLAASRPSRSSRPSSSRPASAEGVRA; encoded by the coding sequence ATGCGCGGCTCGGCCCTCGGCGGGCGCCGCCCCTCCGGCGGCCCGCTCGATGGCCGGGTGCCGGGCGGTCCGGGTCGACCGCGCTCGGGTCTTCTGCGGAGCCGGGTGCTGCGCGTCGCCGCGGCTCTCGGCGGGGCCGTGTTCGTGCTCTGGGCGGCGGCGACGCTGACGTTCTTCGGTCTCCGGCTGATCCCGGGCGACCCGGCGCAGGCCGTGCTCGGCGGGCCGGGGTCGCAGGCGAGCGCCGAGGCGCTGGCCGCCGTGCGCTCGGAGTACGGCTTCGACCAGCCGATCTGGATGCAGTACCTCCGATACCTAGGCCGCCTCGTCACCGGCGACCTCGGCTCCTCGTACTCGCAGCGGCAGTCGGTCGCCTCGATCATCGGCAGCCAGATCGGCGGCACCCTGCTGCTCGCCGTGCTGGCACTGACGGTCGCCTGGCTGCTCGCGCTCGGGCTCGCCGTGTGGTCGACCCGTGGGGGCCGGCTCGCCGCCGCCGTCGGATCCGGCCTCGAGATCGTCGCCGCCGCGGTGCCGCACTTCTGGCTGGCGACCGTGCTGGTGCTCGTGTTCAGCACGACGCTGCGCTGGTTCCCCGCGGTCAGCACCGACGGGCCCGCCGGGCTCGTGCTCCCGGTGCTGACCCTCGCGCTGCCGCTCGCCGGCTTCCTCGGGCAGGTGATGCGCGAGTCGGTGCTCGACGCCCTTGAGGCGCCGTTCGTGCTCTCGGCCCGCGCCCGCGGCGAGAGCGAGGCCGGGGTGCGCTGGCGGCACGTGCTGCGGCACGGCGCCCTTCCCGGCATCGCGCTCTCGGGCTGGGCGTTCGGCTGGCTGATCTCGGGCGCCGTCGTGGTCGAGACGATCTTCGCGCGGCCCGGGCTCGGGCGCACGCTGCTGAACGCCGTGCAGCTGCGCGACGTGCCGCTCGTGATCGGCGTGGTGCTCGTCGTCGCGGTGGGGTACGTGGTGATGACGCTGCTGACCGACGTGGTGTCGCGGATCGCCGACCCGCGGCTGGCCGCCTCGCGGCCCTCCCGCTCGTCGCGGCCGTCGTCCTCGCGGCCGGCCTCTGCTGAAGGGGTGCGCGCATGA
- a CDS encoding TetR family transcriptional regulator → MAGRPRASSERMLEEAASELFLEQGYAKTTIEQITRRAGVSRNTFFNYFPGKADLLWVELDASRAVLTDALAAAPATTDPLAAVEAALATTAAALTPGRAPLALTQWEVMGIDEELKAAGLARALAHAGVVEAFLLGRGLDALTARGIALAVVGAASAAVGRWAADGPERAPLETYLQKVVHPVLSGFGIG, encoded by the coding sequence ATGGCCGGTCGGCCGAGGGCGTCGTCGGAGCGGATGCTCGAGGAGGCCGCCTCCGAGCTCTTCCTCGAGCAGGGCTACGCGAAGACCACCATCGAGCAGATCACGCGCCGCGCCGGGGTCAGCCGCAACACCTTCTTCAACTACTTCCCCGGCAAGGCCGACCTCCTCTGGGTCGAGCTCGACGCGAGCCGGGCGGTGCTGACGGATGCTCTCGCCGCAGCCCCCGCGACCACCGACCCCCTGGCCGCCGTCGAGGCGGCCCTCGCCACGACGGCCGCCGCCCTCACCCCCGGCCGAGCGCCGCTCGCGCTGACCCAGTGGGAGGTGATGGGCATCGACGAGGAGCTGAAGGCCGCCGGACTCGCCCGTGCGCTCGCCCACGCCGGAGTCGTCGAGGCCTTCCTCCTCGGCCGCGGCCTCGACGCCCTGACCGCGCGGGGGATCGCCCTGGCGGTGGTCGGCGCGGCGTCGGCCGCCGTGGGTCGGTGGGCCGCCGACGGACCGGAGCGCGCACCGCTCGAGACGTATCTGCAGAAGGTCGTGCATCCTGTGCTCTCGGGCTTCGGCATCGGTTAG
- a CDS encoding dipeptide ABC transporter ATP-binding protein translates to MSGTVGDSTGGSTGDAIGDSIGGSAGEELLRVEELLRVEELRVGFGGRGARRGPAVVDGVSFTLRAGRSLAIVGESGSGKSVTARSLVGLAGAGAWTSASALEVVGASVLGPVGADGIARGLSAAAWRKLRGRAIGLVVQDALVSLDPLRPIGREIGDALRLHTPLSAAERRARVLSLLESVGMPDPASRVHQRSGELSGGLRQRALIASALAASPRLLIADEPTTALDSTVQAQILALLEGVRDAGTGLLFISHDLAVVSRIADDVLVMRAGRVVESGPVAQVLGDPRHEYTKALLRAVPTGVPRGVALSARPAPPAPPDPAVSGAPTGASSSDPVLEVTGVSKRFGDRLAVDDVSLSLPAGTTLGLVGESGSGKTTLARIALGLAAPDTGAVRLDGLPWAPGPERDRRSRRPLVGAVYQDALSSFDPRMTVRQILADALRGASAPRPVDELLDDVGLSPSLAGARPLELSGGQRQRVSIARALAPSPRVIVLDEPVSALDVSIQAQILDLLDRLQREHGVAYLFISHDLGVVQHMSDTLAVMKDGRVLEQGRASAVFDNPAHPYTQALLAAAPRIGPR, encoded by the coding sequence ATGAGCGGGACGGTGGGTGACTCGACGGGCGGCTCGACGGGCGACGCGATCGGCGACTCGATCGGCGGCTCGGCGGGCGAGGAGCTGCTGCGGGTCGAGGAGCTGCTGCGGGTCGAGGAGCTGCGCGTCGGCTTCGGCGGGAGGGGCGCTCGGCGCGGTCCTGCGGTCGTGGACGGGGTGTCGTTCACGCTCCGGGCGGGGCGGTCTCTCGCGATCGTGGGCGAGTCGGGGTCGGGCAAGTCGGTGACCGCGCGCTCGCTGGTGGGGCTGGCGGGTGCCGGGGCGTGGACGTCGGCGTCGGCGCTGGAGGTGGTCGGAGCATCCGTTCTCGGACCCGTCGGAGCGGACGGGATCGCCCGGGGCCTCTCGGCCGCCGCCTGGCGGAAGCTGCGTGGGCGGGCGATCGGGCTGGTGGTGCAGGACGCGCTGGTGTCGCTGGACCCGCTGCGGCCGATCGGGCGCGAGATCGGCGACGCGCTGCGGCTGCACACGCCGCTCTCTGCGGCGGAGCGGCGCGCACGGGTGCTGTCGCTGCTCGAATCGGTGGGGATGCCCGACCCCGCGTCGCGGGTGCACCAGCGCTCGGGCGAGCTCTCGGGCGGCCTCCGTCAGCGCGCGCTGATCGCCTCGGCGCTGGCCGCCTCTCCCCGCCTCCTCATCGCCGACGAGCCGACGACGGCACTGGACAGCACGGTGCAGGCGCAGATCCTCGCGCTGCTCGAGGGCGTGCGCGACGCCGGAACCGGCCTGCTCTTCATCAGCCACGACCTCGCGGTCGTCTCCCGCATCGCCGACGACGTGCTCGTGATGCGCGCCGGCCGCGTCGTCGAGTCGGGCCCGGTGGCGCAGGTGCTGGGCGACCCGCGGCACGAGTACACGAAGGCGCTGCTGCGCGCGGTGCCGACGGGCGTGCCGCGCGGCGTCGCGCTGAGCGCCCGCCCCGCCCCGCCTGCGCCGCCCGACCCGGCGGTCTCCGGCGCTCCCACGGGTGCATCATCGTCGGATCCAGTGCTGGAGGTGACCGGTGTCTCGAAGCGGTTCGGCGATCGGCTCGCCGTCGACGACGTGAGCCTGTCGCTCCCGGCTGGCACCACCCTCGGCCTCGTCGGCGAGTCCGGCTCGGGCAAGACCACCCTCGCCCGGATCGCCCTCGGTCTCGCCGCCCCCGACACGGGTGCCGTGCGCCTCGACGGGCTCCCCTGGGCGCCCGGCCCCGAGCGCGACCGCCGCTCCCGCCGTCCGCTCGTCGGCGCCGTCTACCAGGACGCCCTGTCGTCGTTCGACCCGCGGATGACCGTGCGGCAGATCCTCGCGGACGCGCTCCGTGGAGCATCCGCCCCCCGCCCCGTCGATGAACTGCTCGACGACGTCGGTCTCTCGCCCTCGCTCGCCGGAGCCCGCCCCCTGGAGCTCTCCGGTGGACAGCGCCAGCGCGTCTCGATCGCCCGCGCCCTCGCGCCCTCCCCGCGCGTGATCGTGCTCGACGAGCCGGTCTCGGCGCTCGACGTCTCGATCCAGGCGCAGATCCTCGACCTGCTCGACCGCCTGCAGCGCGAGCACGGCGTCGCCTACCTCTTCATCTCGCACGACCTCGGCGTCGTGCAGCACATGAGCGACACGCTCGCCGTGATGAAGGACGGTCGCGTGCTCGAGCAGGGACGCGCATCCGCGGTCTTCGACAACCCCGCGCACCCGTACACGCAGGCGCTGCTCGCCGCCGCACCGCGCATCGGCCCCCGCTGA
- a CDS encoding ABC transporter substrate-binding protein, whose product MPLRHRSLALSLAGLATASALLLAGCSADAGPSDTPATPVAGGTLTYATGFGEPTCLDPHVGGNMPQALVGTNVLESLFSQDETGAIVPWLAESGVAADDGLSWDVTLRDGIAFTDGTPMDAEAVKANVEHMKDPETASSTAILALGKVSSVDVVSPTVARFVLSEPDSALLESLAQTWLAMESPAGLERGMEANCEAPIGTGPFVFSEWVKQDHVTLTRNDDWTSAPAGATHEGPAYLDTIEWRFIPDPATRFAALQSGEVDAIDEMQPDNVVAATADGSGLDVLTGALPGASIRLELNSGYAPFDDELVRKAFIAAADVNPGIQSLFFGTVERSYSVLSSSTPFGASFEDDYAIDADKANQLLDEAGWMSRDSEGYRTKDGERLTVDFPVSTNQSIPAEVSLFEQIQATTKAVGFDVELHPMDLSSWYAALGSWDFDLTSAIYTKNSPDVLRILYDSENIIPAPSGYHPNNAHVSIPELDDAVTAAGQTTDPDERAALYEKAQELLADGAYVLPLYDHLQKIGYGDRVQGLSLLPTLQIPYFGDTWVSE is encoded by the coding sequence GTGCCTCTGCGTCACCGCTCCCTCGCCCTCTCGCTCGCCGGGCTGGCCACCGCCTCCGCCCTGCTGCTCGCCGGATGCTCGGCCGACGCCGGCCCGTCGGACACCCCCGCCACCCCGGTCGCCGGCGGCACCCTCACCTACGCGACCGGTTTCGGCGAGCCCACCTGCCTCGACCCGCACGTTGGCGGCAACATGCCGCAGGCGCTCGTCGGCACCAACGTGCTCGAGTCGCTCTTCTCGCAGGACGAGACCGGCGCCATCGTCCCCTGGCTCGCCGAGTCGGGCGTCGCGGCCGACGACGGACTGAGCTGGGACGTGACCCTCCGCGACGGCATCGCGTTCACCGACGGCACGCCCATGGACGCCGAGGCCGTCAAGGCCAACGTCGAGCACATGAAGGATCCGGAGACCGCCTCCTCGACCGCGATCCTCGCGCTCGGCAAGGTCTCCTCGGTCGATGTCGTCTCCCCCACCGTCGCCCGCTTCGTGCTGAGCGAGCCCGACAGCGCGCTGCTCGAGTCGCTCGCCCAGACCTGGCTCGCGATGGAGTCGCCCGCCGGCCTCGAGCGCGGCATGGAAGCCAACTGCGAGGCGCCCATCGGCACCGGCCCGTTCGTCTTCTCGGAGTGGGTCAAGCAGGACCACGTGACCTTGACCCGCAACGACGACTGGACCTCGGCGCCTGCGGGCGCGACCCACGAGGGGCCGGCCTACCTCGACACGATCGAATGGCGCTTCATCCCCGACCCGGCCACCCGCTTCGCCGCGCTGCAGTCGGGCGAGGTCGACGCGATCGACGAGATGCAGCCCGACAACGTCGTGGCCGCGACCGCCGACGGCAGCGGGCTCGACGTGCTCACCGGCGCGCTGCCCGGTGCCTCGATCCGGCTCGAGCTGAACTCGGGCTACGCGCCCTTCGACGACGAGTTGGTGCGCAAGGCCTTCATCGCCGCGGCCGACGTGAACCCGGGCATCCAGAGCCTGTTCTTCGGCACCGTCGAGCGCTCGTACTCGGTGCTGTCGTCGTCGACGCCGTTCGGCGCCTCGTTCGAGGACGACTACGCCATCGACGCCGACAAGGCGAACCAGCTGCTCGACGAGGCCGGCTGGATGTCGCGCGACTCCGAGGGCTACCGCACCAAGGACGGCGAGCGGCTGACCGTCGACTTCCCCGTCTCGACGAACCAGTCGATCCCGGCCGAGGTGTCGCTGTTCGAACAGATCCAGGCCACCACCAAGGCGGTCGGCTTCGACGTCGAACTGCACCCGATGGACCTGTCGAGCTGGTACGCCGCGCTCGGCTCCTGGGACTTCGACCTCACCAGCGCGATCTACACGAAGAACTCGCCCGACGTGCTGCGCATCCTGTACGACTCGGAGAACATCATCCCGGCACCGAGTGGGTACCACCCGAACAACGCGCACGTGTCGATCCCCGAGCTCGACGACGCCGTGACCGCGGCGGGGCAGACCACCGACCCCGACGAACGGGCCGCCCTGTACGAGAAGGCGCAGGAGCTGCTGGCCGACGGGGCGTACGTGCTGCCCCTGTACGACCACCTGCAGAAGATCGGCTACGGCGACCGGGTGCAGGGGCTGTCGCTGCTGCCGACGCTGCAGATCCCGTACTTCGGCGACACCTGGGTGAGTGAGTAG
- a CDS encoding ABC transporter permease — translation MSLPPVSTVAAVATAARRGRRMLGPAQWVAVAVLVLLLLAAVAPAVLAPGDPFAIAPVDAFLSPRWGHPLGTDESGRDIYTRVVHGAGTSLVIGVAATAIGISLALVLGLAAALGGRVVDFGVNRLLEVLFAFPGLLLALLVITVYGPGIVTSTIAVGLATAPGYARIIRAQARSVATSPYVEAAVVLGRSRGRILVQHILPNAVLPVFVLVTLGVGQAIVWAAALSYLGLGAEPPAAEWGAMLYAGKNYLATAWWLTFFPGLAIVLAAAATTVLGRALQKRGAR, via the coding sequence ATGAGCCTCCCTCCCGTGTCGACGGTGGCCGCCGTCGCGACGGCCGCCCGACGGGGCCGACGGATGCTCGGTCCCGCCCAGTGGGTCGCCGTCGCCGTGCTCGTGCTGCTGCTCCTCGCGGCCGTGGCGCCCGCGGTGCTCGCGCCGGGAGACCCGTTCGCGATCGCCCCTGTGGACGCGTTCCTGTCGCCGCGGTGGGGGCATCCGCTCGGCACCGATGAATCGGGCCGGGACATCTACACCCGCGTCGTACACGGCGCCGGCACCTCGCTCGTGATCGGCGTCGCCGCCACGGCGATCGGCATCTCGCTCGCACTCGTGCTGGGGCTCGCCGCCGCGCTCGGCGGCCGGGTCGTCGACTTCGGCGTGAACCGGTTGCTCGAGGTGCTGTTCGCGTTCCCCGGGCTGCTGCTGGCGCTGCTCGTCATCACGGTCTACGGACCGGGCATCGTGACCTCGACGATCGCGGTGGGGCTGGCGACGGCGCCGGGGTACGCGCGGATCATCCGGGCGCAGGCGCGGTCGGTGGCGACCTCGCCGTACGTGGAGGCGGCGGTGGTGCTCGGACGGTCGCGGGGGCGCATCCTGGTGCAGCACATCCTGCCGAACGCCGTGCTGCCCGTGTTCGTGCTGGTGACGCTCGGCGTCGGCCAGGCGATCGTGTGGGCCGCGGCGCTCAGCTACCTCGGGCTCGGCGCCGAGCCGCCCGCCGCGGAGTGGGGCGCGATGCTCTACGCCGGCAAGAACTACCTGGCGACGGCGTGGTGGCTGACGTTCTTCCCCGGGCTCGCGATCGTGCTGGCGGCCGCCGCGACGACCGTGCTGGGGCGGGCACTGCAGAAGCGGGGGGCGCGATGA